One segment of Alnus glutinosa chromosome 2, dhAlnGlut1.1, whole genome shotgun sequence DNA contains the following:
- the LOC133860600 gene encoding early nodulin-like protein 21, with translation MPPCSMSSTAVILFLLTIFPSLHHFSVSSFEFQVGGTQGWVVPPANDSKIYNDWASENRFQVGDTLCFKYRKDSVMQVNETDYKRCNSSHPNFFSNTGNTVFEFDYSGPFYFISGASGHCEKGQRMIVKVISPGEETPSGGGKSSSFRVVVSSPAVSATLVFVQLIILSCCASYAM, from the exons ATGCCTCCTTGCTCCATGAGTTCGACTGCTGTAATTCTCTTCTTATTGACCATCTTCCCTTCTCTTCACCATTTCTCGGTGTCTTCCTTCGAGTTCCAAGTCGGAGGCACCCAAGGTTGGGTCGTCCCTCCGGCCAATGACAGCAAAATCTACAATGACTGGGCCTCAGAAAACCGGTTCCAAGTTGGCGACACCCTCT GCTTTAAGTACAGGAAGGACTCAGTTATGCAGGTGAATGAGACAGACTACAAGAGGTGCAATTCCTCTCACCCCAACTTCTTCTCTAATACTGGAAACACAGTTTTTGAGTTTGATTACTCGGGGCCTTTCTACTTCATTAGTGGAGCGTCCGGGCACTGTGAAAAGGGTCAGAGGATGATTGTGAAGGTGATATCTCCAGGGGAGGAAACTCCATCTGGTGGTGGCAAATCGTCTAGTTTCCGTGTTGTCGTTTCTTCGCCTGCAGTATCTGCTACATTAGTCTTTGTTCAGTTAATTATTTTGTCATGTTGTGCTTCTTATGCTATGTAG
- the LOC133859952 gene encoding succinate dehydrogenase [ubiquinone] iron-sulfur subunit 2, mitochondrial, whose protein sequence is MAIGVFRRVVPRASTWRFVLARAHATEAAAQQVEPKTRAATALKTFSIYRWNPDNPSKPELQNYDIDLKECGPMVLDALIKIKNEVDPTLTFRRSCREGICGSCAMNIDGCNGLACLTKISSGSSSTITPLPHMFVIKDLVVDMTNFYNQYKSIEPWLKRKSPPSAPGKEILQSKKDRAKLDGMYECILCACCSTSCPSYWWNPESYLGPAALLHANRWISDSRDEYTKERLDAINDEFKLYRCHTILNCARACPKGLNPGKQITHIKQLQIAKRLTF, encoded by the exons ATGGCGATTGGAGTGTTCAGGAGGGTGGTACCTAGGGCTTCGACCTGGAGATTCGTGCTGGCCCGGGCTCACGCGACCGAGGCCGCGGCGCAGCAGGTGGAGCCCAAGACACGCGCCGCCACGGCGCTGAAGACCTTCTCAATCTACCGATGGAACCCGGACAATCCGTCAAAGCCGGAGCTCCAAAATTACGATATCGACCTGAAGGAGTGCGGGCCGATGGTGCTGGACGCGCTGATCAAGATCAAGAACGAGGTGGACCCAACCCTGACATTCAGGCGGTCGTGCCGGGAGGGAATCTGTGGGTCCTGCGCCATGAACATCGACGGTTGCAACGGCCTGGCGTGCCTGACGAAGATCTCATCGGGGTCGTCCTCGACCATCACGCCCTTGCCGCACATGTTCGTTATCAAGGACCTGGTGGTGGACATGACCAACTTCTACAACCAGTACAAGAGCATCGAGCCCTGGCTCAAGCGGAAGAGTCCGCCGTCTGCCCCTGGGAAGGAGATCCTGCAGAGCAAGAAGGATAGGGCCAAGCTGGATGGGATGTACGAGTGCATACTCTGCGCCTGCTGTAGCACATCCTGCCCCAGCTACTGGTGGAACCCCGAGTCTTATCTCGGCCCCGCGGCTCTGCTCCACGCCAATCG ATGGATAAGTGACAGCCGTGATGAATATACCAAGGAGCGATTGGATGCCATAAATGATGAGTTCAAGCTATACCGCTGCCATACCATACTAAACTGTGCCCGTGCCTGTCCAAAGGGCTTGAACCCCGGAAAGCAGATCACGCATATCAAGCAGCTCCAAATAGCTAAGCGTTTGACTTTCTAG
- the LOC133861863 gene encoding protein NOI4-like isoform X2 produces the protein MASDKGRPLPKFGEWDVNNPASAEGFTVIFSKARDEKKSNGTSAASGAITQRNDNPSKPEEIYQNPAMKKWFCCF, from the exons ATGGCGTCG GATAAGGGTCGGCCTctaccaaaatttggtgagtgggatGTGAACAATCCGGCCTCGGCCGAGGGGTTTACTGTCATATTTAGCAAAGCTAGAGATGAGAAGAAATCTAATGGGACGTCTGCTGCGAGTGGAGCGATAACACAAAGGAATGATAATCCGTCTAAACCAGAAGAAATTTATCAAAATCCCGCAATG AAAAAATGGTTTTGCTGTTTCTGA
- the LOC133861863 gene encoding protein NOI4-like isoform X1 → MASQDKGRPLPKFGEWDVNNPASAEGFTVIFSKARDEKKSNGTSAASGAITQRNDNPSKPEEIYQNPAMKKWFCCF, encoded by the exons ATGGCGTCG CAGGATAAGGGTCGGCCTctaccaaaatttggtgagtgggatGTGAACAATCCGGCCTCGGCCGAGGGGTTTACTGTCATATTTAGCAAAGCTAGAGATGAGAAGAAATCTAATGGGACGTCTGCTGCGAGTGGAGCGATAACACAAAGGAATGATAATCCGTCTAAACCAGAAGAAATTTATCAAAATCCCGCAATG AAAAAATGGTTTTGCTGTTTCTGA
- the LOC133860936 gene encoding uncharacterized protein LOC133860936, translated as MANSLINKTLNSLRRNPTFLIALSSQSHVRIFTTSTSTATAQDLPSDGPSSSFTFSSDDRIYVKAPRSKPETLSSSSVTMPMSFMTGSIVGKRFYKEAKIREAEDGIGWTVMLDYRTLKTPSKRPLKLPTLPLAKAIAAEWEYQQTDGIRPFTMPLMRLACTALERVPLTRTKIIENLMKKFNQDLVFCRAPEDNNLTSGVHECQVQKINPLLDWVESEFGFKPVVYYSFFGGKQEDGLIKAIDNILKKSDDCELAAIDAIASAAHSLIIAVGIFRGKLQIEEAIELIRIEEDLQVDGWGLVEGGHDVDIADLRVQISSAAVFLGLSRKI; from the exons ATGGCCAATTCTCTGAttaacaaaaccctaaactcaCTCAGAAGAAACCCCACATTTCTCATAGCACTCTCATCCCAATCCCACGTTCGCATCTTCACaacctccacctccaccgccaCCGCCCAAGACCTCCCATCTGACggcccttcttcttccttcacaTTCTCTTCCGATGACAGAATTTACGTCAAGGCGCCGAGGTCGAAGCCTGAAACGCTGTCGTCTTCATCGGTGACGATGCCGATGTCGTTCATGACGGGGTCTATAGTGGGAAAGAGATTCTACAAGGAGGCGAAGATCAGAGAGGCTGAAGATGGGATTGGATGGACGGTGATGCTTGATTATCGGACGCTCAAGACGCCCTCCAAGAGGCCCCTCAAGCTCCCTACTTTGCCTCTAGCTAAGGCCATTGCTGCTGAGTGGGAATACCAG CAAACAGATGGGATCAGACCCTTCACGATGCCTCTAATGAGACTTGCTTGTACTGCATTGGAAAGAGTTCCACTCACACGCACTAAGATTATTGAgaatttgatgaagaagtttaATCAAGATTTGGTCTTCTGTCGAGCTCCGGAAGATAATAATCTGACAAGTGGTGTCCATG AATGTCAAGTGCAGAAAATCAATCCTTTACTTGATTGGGTAGAGTCTGAATTTGGCTTTAAGCCTGTTGTCTACTACAGCTTTTTTGGTGGAAAGCAGGAGGATGGTCTCATAAAGGCAATAGATAACATTCTGAAGAAATCGGATGACTGTGAATTGGCAGCAATTGATGCCATTGCATCTGCAGCACATTCTTTGATTATTGCTGTCGGGATCTTTCGTGGGAAATTGCAGATTGAGGAAGCAATTGAGTTGATTAGAATTGAAGAAGATTTGCAG GTGGACGGGTGGGGTCTTGTTGAAGGTGGCCATGATGTGGATATTGCTGATCTCAGGGTGCAGATCTCATCAGCTGCTGTATTCCTTGGTCTTTCCCGAAAGATATAA
- the LOC133859953 gene encoding cystinosin homolog, with translation MASWNSIPLEITYEVLGWTAFLSWSISFYPQVILNFHRKSVVGLNFDFVLLNLTKHSSYLIFNASLYFSSAIQKEYYEKYGYGEMIPVAANDVAFSIHAVLLTAITLFQIVIYDRGSQKVSKIAIAIVSAVWLFAAVCFFIALPKHSWLWLISIFNSIQVFMTVIKYIPQVLMNFMRKSTDGFSIGNILLDFFGGLTNYGQMVVQSIDQGSWVNFYGNIGKTLLSLVSIFFDIIFICQHYVIYPDKKPQVSPKLIIEENREPLVKPSDHPQSENV, from the exons atGGCTTCGTGGAATTCAATTCCGCTGGAAATCACGTACGAGGTTCTGGGATGGACAGCTTTCCTCTCATGGTCGATCAGTTTCTACCCGCAAGTGATTTTGAATTTCCATAGGAAAAG TGTGGTGGGGTTGAACTTCGATTTCGTGCTGCTGAATTTGACGAAGCACTCGTCGTATCTGATATTCAACGCGTCCCTCTACTTCAGCTCCGCTATTCAGAAGGAGTACTACGAAAAATACGGCTATGGAGAG ATGATACCTGTAGCTGCAAACGATGTCGCTTTCTCTATACATGCTGTTCTTTTGACAGCAATTACCTTGTTCCAGATCGTAATCTATGAC CGCGGAAGTCAGAAGGTTTCCAAGATAGCTATTGCGATTGTCTCGGCTGTGTGGTTATTTGCTGCTGTTTGTTTTTTCATAGCTTTGCCAAAACATTCTTGGCTTTGGCTAATTTCCATCTTTAA CTCAATTCAAGTTTTCATGACTGTCATCAAATATATTCCCCAG GTCCTTATGAACTTTATGAGAAAGAGCACAGATGGATTCAGCATTGGCAACATTTTACTCGATTTTTTTGGAGGTTTAACAAATTATGGACAGATGGTTGTGCAATCTATAGATCAAG GTTCTTGGGTAAACTTTTATGGAAACATAGGGAAGACGTTACTATCTCTG GTCTCTATATTCTTTGACATTATTTTCATCTGTCAACATTATGTGATATATCCTGACAAGAAACCTCAAGTCTCTCCTAAACTGATCATCGAGGAAAACAGAGAGCCACTTGTTAAGCCTTCTGATCACCCGCAATCAGAAAATGTATAA
- the LOC133861271 gene encoding cystinosin homolog — MAWWNSVPLEITYQVLGWTSFLSWTLGFYPQVILNFRRKSVVGMSFDFVVLNLTKHSSYLIYNASLFFSPTVQKQYYEKYGYGEMIPVAANDVAFSTHAVLVTALLLFQIVIYERGSQKVSKIAIAIVSAVWLFAAVCFFIALPSHSWLQLISIFSSIQVFMTVIKYIPQVFMNFKRKSTDGFSIGYILLDFFGALTSFLQMVVQSIDQGSLVNFYGNKGKMLLSLVSMSFDIIFMSQRFVLYPVKQPQVCPKLMEESRELLVECPDRPHSENI; from the exons ATGGCTTGGTGGAACTCAGTTCCGCTGGAAATCACGTACCAGGTTCTGGGATGGACTTCTTTCTTGTCGTGGACCTTGGGTTTCTACCCACAAGTCATCTTGAATTTCCGCAGGAAAAG TGTGGTGGGGATGAGCTTCGATTTTGTGGTGCTGAATTTGACGAAGCACTCCTCGTATCTGATATACAACGCGTCCCTCTTCTTTAGCCCCACTGTTCAGAAGCAGTACTACGAAAAGTACGGCTATGGAGAG ATGATCCCTGTAGCTGCAAACGATGTTGCTTTCTCTACCCATGCTGTTCTTGTGACAGCACTTCTCTTGTTCCAAATTGTAATATATGAA CGCGGAAGCCAGAAGGTTTCCAAGATAGCCATTGCAATTGTCTCTGCTGTGTGGCTATTTGCTGCTGTTTGTTTTTTCATAGCTTTGCCAAGTCATTCTTGGCTTCAGCTAATCTCCATCTTTAG CTCGATTCAAGTTTTTATGACAGTCATCAAATATATTCCCCAG GTGTTTATGAATTTTAAGCGCAAAAGCACGGATGGATTCAGTATTGGCTATATTTTACTCGATTTTTTTGGAGCGTTGACAAGTTTCTTGCAGATGGTTGTGCAGTCTATAGATCAAG GTTCTTTGGTGAACTTTTATGGAAACAAAGGGAAGATGTTGTTATCTCTG gtaTCCATGTCCTTTGACATTATATTCATGTCCCAACGTTTTGTTCTCTATCCTGTCAAGCAACCCCAAGTCTGTCCCAAACTCATGGAGGAAAGCAGAGAGCTGCTTGTTGAGTGTCCCGATCGCCCGCACTCAGAAAATATATAA